One genomic region from Balaenoptera acutorostrata chromosome 1, mBalAcu1.1, whole genome shotgun sequence encodes:
- the KDF1 gene encoding keratinocyte differentiation factor 1: MPRPGHPRPSSGPPRLGPWERPTELCLETYDEPSRAPPSRRTRRPDPKDPGHHGPESLTFISGSAEQAAEPPACCLLWRPWVWDWCRAAFCFRRCRDCLQRCGACVRGCSPCLSAGDSPEGAAEANWVKEHNGVPPSPDRAPPSRRDGQRLKSAMGSSFSYPDVKLKGIPVYPYRSTTSPAPDADSCCKEPLADPPPMRHSLPSTLASSPRGSEEYYSFHESDLDLPEIGSGSMSSREIDVLIFKKLTELFSVHQIDELAKCTSDTVFLEKTSKISDLISSITQDYHLDEQDAEGRLVRGIIRISTRKSRARPQTTEGRSTRVAASAAPAPDSGHETMVGSGLSQDELTVQISQETTADAIARKLRPYGAPGYQASHDSSFQGTDTDSSGAPLLQVYC; the protein is encoded by the exons ATGCCCCGCCCTGGACACCCCCGCCCATCATCTGGGCCCCCACGCTTGGGACCCTGGGAGCGGCCAACGGAGCTATGCCTGGAGACATATGACGAGCCATCCCGGGCCCCACCGAGCCGCCGCACCCGTAGGCCAGACCCCAAGGACCCCGGCCACCATGGACCCGAGAGCCTTACCTTCATCTCTGGCTCTGCTGAGCAGGCTGCTGAGCCCCCAGCCTGCTGCCTGCTCTGGCGACCCTGGGTGTGGGACTGGTGCCGGGCTGCCTTCTGCTTCCGCCGCTGCCGGGATTGCCTCCAGCGCTGTGGAGCCTGTGTGCGGGGCTGCAGCCCCTGCTTGTCCGCTGGGGACTCCCCTGAAGGGGCTGCTGAAGCCAACTGGGTCAAGGAGCACAACGGAGTGCCCCCCAGCCCTGACCGTGCCCCTCCCAGCCGGCGGGATGGCCAGCGGCTCAAGTCGGCCATGGGTAGCAGCTTCAGCTACCCTGACGTCAAGCTCAAAGGCATTCCTGTGTATCCCTACCGCAgcaccacctccccagccccggACGCGGACTCCTGCTGCAAGGAGCCACTGGCCGACCCCCCACCCATGCGGCACAGCCTGCCCAGCACCCTTGCCAGCAGTCCCCGAGGCTCTGAGGAGTACTACTCCTTCCACGAGTCGGACCTGGACCTGCCCGAGATAGGCAGCGGCTCCATGTCCAGCCGAGAGATCGATGTGCTCATCTTCAAGAAGCTGACAGAGCTGTTCAGTGTACACCAGATCGACGAGCTGGCCAAGTGCACCTCAGACACTGTGTTCCTGGAGAAGACCAGTAAGATATCGGACCTTATCAGCAGCATCACCCAGGACTACCACCTGGATGAGCAGGACGCTGAGGGCCGCCTGGTACGCGGCATCATTCGCATCAGTACCCGCAAGAGCCGTGCCCGCCCGCAGACCACAGAGGGGCGCTCAACCAGGGTGGCTGCCtctgctgcccctgcccctgaCAGTGGCCATGAGACCATGGTGGGCTCAGGGCTCAGCCAGGATG AACTCACAGTGCAGATCTCCCAGGAGACAACCGCAGATGCCATCGCCAGGAAGCTGAGGCCTTATGGAGCCCCAG GATACCAAGCCAGCCACGACTCATCCTTCCAGGGCACCGACACAGACTCTTCAGGGGCACCCCTGCTCCAGGTCTACTGCTAA